The nucleotide sequence TGCAGCCCGCGGTACTGCTCGTGGCATTAGCCGCGATGTGCAATACACCATCGCTGGAAAAACGGGTACTGCCCAGGTGTTTGGTATCGCCCAGGGAGAACAATACGTCAAAGAGGATTTGGACAAACGGCTACATGACCACGCATTGTTTATTGGCTTCGCCCCGGTCGAAGACCCTGTCATTGCCGTCGCCGTCATTGTCGAGAACGGTGGTAGCGGTGGCAGCGTTGCCGCCCCTGTCGCCCGCCAGGTGATGGACACCTACATGCTGAGGACCCGCCCATGAAGCTCGAAGACCGCTATCGTCCCTGGATAGATCGACGCCGCAAGCGCGGCGCACTCGGTTTGGTTCGTGGCATGCACATCGACTGGCAACTGTTTGGCGGTCTGGCCGCGTTGCTATTACTGGCATTATTTGTTCTGTACAGCGCAGGTGGAGCCAGTTTCGACACTGTCTCGGCCCAGGCAGTACGCCTGCTGCTGGCGCTGATTGTGCTGTTCGCCATTGCGCAAATTCCCCCACATCACCTGGCGTTTTGGACCCCCTGGTTTTACGGCCTGGGCGTCATACTGTTGCTGGCGGTCATGCTGTTTGGTGATATTGGTAAAGGGGCACAGCGCTGGCTGGATCTGGGCTTTATGCGTTTTCAGCCCTCGGAAATGATGAAACTGGCGGTTCCCATGATGGTCGCCTGGTATTTGTCGACCAAAAACATGCCACCACGCCCGCAGCACTTGCTGATTGCCTTGGCAATTATCTTCGTTCCTGCTGTACTCATTCTTGAACAGCCGGATTTGGGAACCGCCATTCTGGTGGCCAGTGCCGGCCTGTTCGTGCTGTTTTTGACGGGTCTCAGCTGGCGCCTGATCGGCGGCTTCGGCCTGATCATGGCCATCGTCGCGCCAATCATGTGGTTTTTCATCATGCATGATTATCAGCGCCAACGGGTACTAACTTTCCTCGACCCCGAATCGGACCCGCTGGGTACCGGCTACCACATCATCCAGTCCAAAATTGCGATTGGCTCAGGTGGCGCCTACGGCAAGGGCTGGCTCAATGGCACCCAGTCACAGTTGGACTTCCTGCCGGAACGCCACACCGACTTCATTTTTGCGGTGCTCGCCGAGGAGTTTGGCCTGATCGGCGTCATCGTCCTGCTCTCTATTTATCTTTACATTGGTTCACGCGGCCTACAAATTGCGTATCAAGCCCAGGACTCGTACACCCGTCTGTTGGCTGGCGCACTCATCCTGACAT is from Gammaproteobacteria bacterium and encodes:
- the rodA gene encoding rod shape-determining protein RodA — encoded protein: MHIDWQLFGGLAALLLLALFVLYSAGGASFDTVSAQAVRLLLALIVLFAIAQIPPHHLAFWTPWFYGLGVILLLAVMLFGDIGKGAQRWLDLGFMRFQPSEMMKLAVPMMVAWYLSTKNMPPRPQHLLIALAIIFVPAVLILEQPDLGTAILVASAGLFVLFLTGLSWRLIGGFGLIMAIVAPIMWFFIMHDYQRQRVLTFLDPESDPLGTGYHIIQSKIAIGSGGAYGKGWLNGTQSQLDFLPERHTDFIFAVLAEEFGLIGVIVLLSIYLYIGSRGLQIAYQAQDSYTRLLAGALILTFMVYVVVNIGMVSGLLPVVGVPLPLVSYGGTSVVTLMASFGILMSIQTHRKLLQS